The following are encoded together in the Bradyrhizobium sp. CCGUVB1N3 genome:
- a CDS encoding sulfite exporter TauE/SafE family protein yields MSFSELLPKDVSLATAIAICAVAFVASTARGFSGFGAALIFMPLASSVAPPRLVAALLLIVDFVSAAPLLPDAWRKADRKATAVIVLGALIGVPIGTYFLSVLDPVTTRWIISCFVGALLILLLSGWRYRGKDHAWLSVGIGGLSGFCSGLAQTGGPPIVGYWLGRPIVATVARANIVLFFGASDLFSMVSYATSGLITRDALLLSLVVGPVYAAGVAFGASLFGRTSEKVFRAICYALIAMAVIFGLPALDGVLR; encoded by the coding sequence ATGAGTTTTTCGGAGCTTCTCCCGAAGGACGTCAGTCTCGCAACTGCGATTGCGATCTGCGCCGTCGCTTTCGTCGCAAGCACGGCGCGCGGCTTTTCCGGTTTTGGAGCGGCGCTGATCTTCATGCCGCTTGCCAGCAGCGTAGCGCCGCCACGGCTCGTCGCGGCGTTGCTCCTCATCGTCGATTTCGTGTCCGCCGCGCCGTTGCTCCCCGACGCCTGGCGCAAGGCCGACCGCAAGGCGACGGCGGTGATCGTGCTGGGCGCGCTGATCGGCGTGCCGATCGGCACCTATTTCCTCAGCGTGCTCGATCCCGTCACCACGCGCTGGATCATCTCCTGCTTCGTCGGGGCGCTGCTGATTCTCCTGCTGTCGGGCTGGCGCTATCGCGGCAAGGATCACGCCTGGCTTTCGGTCGGCATCGGCGGCCTCTCCGGCTTTTGCAGCGGGCTGGCGCAGACCGGCGGTCCGCCGATCGTCGGCTACTGGCTCGGCCGCCCCATCGTCGCGACGGTCGCCCGCGCCAACATCGTGCTGTTCTTCGGCGCCTCGGATCTCTTTTCCATGGTCAGCTACGCAACGAGCGGCCTGATCACGCGCGATGCGCTGCTGCTCTCCCTCGTCGTCGGCCCGGTCTATGCGGCCGGCGTCGCCTTCGGCGCGTCACTATTCGGTCGCACCAGCGAAAAAGTGTTTCGCGCCATCTGCTACGCGCTGATCGCAATGGCCGTGATTTTCGGCCTGCCAGCGCTGGATGGGGTGTTGCGGTAA
- a CDS encoding FAD-dependent oxidoreductase codes for MTITRRSFLSASAAFAAAPILRATAAPLPREADIVVIGAGAAGIAAARRVMAANRKVVVVEAASQIGGRCITDSSTFDTAVDRGARWMHNPDTNPMIRLARGVGLDVSPAPTGQKMRIGRRNARAGETEEFLAALVRANRAVDEASRGKLDAACASVLPKDLGDWAATAEFLLGANFAGKDLKELSAIDKARAQDRNSAIACKQGLGTLITRLGEQTPVALSTPAGRILWSNRDVSVETSAGKIVARAAIITVSTNVLTAGTIKFAPDIPKRTLDAASKLSLGSYDHIVLQLPGNPLGLARDDILIEQSNSTRTALLFANIGGSSLCSIDVGGSFGRDLSEQGEQAMAAFAREWLTKLFGSEATAGIKKVSATRWNASPFVMGAMSASAPGGQLSRKILTEPIGCMYLAGEATHDALWGTVDGAWESGERAAEAALRRIGALRDEPVEVPTQSTKRRQKH; via the coding sequence ATGACAATCACGCGCCGCAGCTTCCTATCGGCGTCGGCGGCGTTTGCCGCAGCCCCGATCCTGCGCGCGACCGCGGCACCCCTGCCGCGCGAGGCTGACATCGTCGTGATCGGCGCCGGCGCAGCCGGAATCGCTGCAGCGCGGCGGGTCATGGCGGCCAATCGCAAGGTCGTGGTGGTGGAAGCGGCCAGCCAGATCGGCGGCCGCTGCATCACGGACAGCAGCACGTTCGATACGGCAGTCGATCGTGGTGCCCGCTGGATGCACAACCCCGACACCAACCCGATGATCCGTCTCGCGCGCGGCGTCGGGCTCGACGTGTCGCCGGCACCCACCGGCCAGAAGATGCGCATCGGCCGCCGCAACGCGCGCGCCGGCGAGACCGAGGAATTTTTGGCAGCGCTGGTGCGCGCCAATCGCGCCGTTGACGAAGCCTCGCGCGGCAAGCTCGACGCCGCCTGCGCGTCGGTGCTGCCAAAGGATCTCGGCGACTGGGCTGCTACGGCCGAGTTTTTGCTGGGCGCGAACTTCGCCGGCAAGGATCTCAAGGAGCTTTCGGCGATCGACAAGGCACGCGCGCAGGACCGCAATTCCGCGATCGCCTGCAAGCAAGGCCTGGGTACGCTGATCACCAGGCTCGGCGAGCAGACGCCGGTCGCGCTGTCGACGCCGGCGGGCCGCATCCTCTGGAGCAACCGCGACGTCAGCGTCGAAACATCAGCCGGCAAGATCGTCGCCCGCGCCGCCATCATCACCGTCTCGACCAATGTGCTCACGGCAGGCACGATCAAGTTCGCGCCTGATATCCCCAAGCGCACGCTCGATGCGGCCTCCAAGCTCAGCCTCGGCAGCTACGATCACATCGTGCTGCAGTTGCCGGGCAATCCACTTGGGCTCGCGCGCGACGACATCCTGATCGAGCAGAGCAACTCGACCCGCACCGCGCTCTTGTTCGCCAATATCGGCGGTTCCTCGCTGTGCTCGATCGACGTCGGCGGCTCCTTCGGCCGCGACCTGTCGGAGCAGGGCGAGCAGGCGATGGCCGCATTCGCGAGGGAATGGCTCACAAAACTGTTCGGCAGCGAGGCCACGGCGGGAATCAAGAAGGTCAGCGCGACGCGCTGGAATGCGTCGCCCTTCGTGATGGGCGCGATGTCGGCGTCCGCGCCGGGCGGCCAGCTTTCGCGAAAAATCCTGACCGAGCCGATCGGCTGCATGTATCTCGCCGGCGAAGCCACGCACGACGCGCTCTGGGGCACCGTCGATGGCGCCTGGGAGAGCGGCGAGCGCGCCGCCGAAGCCGCGCTCCGCCGCATCGGCGCGCTGAGGGACGAGCCGGTCGAGGTGCCGACGCAATCGACGAAGCGGCGGCAAAAACATTAG
- a CDS encoding YiiX/YebB-like N1pC/P60 family cysteine hydrolase, producing MGTVLDSVGKLIAAYLSKEVPGYEPFTPSDPEHLRGVIQPGDVLLVEGNNRISGIIKYLTQSTWSHAALYVGPVEGAIESDGEQHVLIEANIGEGVTSAPLSKYFPYHTRLCRPVGLSYEDRTTVCRYAINRIGFGYDTKNILDLMRFLFPLPIPQRWRRRMIALGSGDPTKIICSALIAQAFDAVRYPILPKITKAGSRQARREILHIRDSSLYMPRDFDISPYFEVVKPTIVHGFDYTALHWADKQKPLEEVAGTFSVFPETLRSPPLVPEALDEEAPAEVSAQEVTGTAAEVAERVTVSGHFPLLKMLAMYRPRRRGRTRERAA from the coding sequence ATGGGGACCGTCCTAGACTCAGTCGGCAAGCTGATTGCCGCGTACCTCTCCAAGGAGGTGCCGGGCTATGAGCCGTTCACGCCGAGCGACCCCGAACATCTTCGCGGCGTCATCCAGCCCGGCGACGTCCTGCTGGTCGAGGGCAACAACCGCATTTCCGGCATCATCAAATATCTCACGCAGTCGACCTGGTCGCATGCCGCTCTCTATGTTGGCCCCGTGGAGGGCGCCATAGAGTCCGACGGCGAGCAGCACGTGCTGATCGAGGCCAATATCGGCGAAGGCGTCACCTCCGCGCCGCTGTCGAAATATTTTCCATATCACACGAGGCTGTGCCGTCCGGTGGGACTGTCCTACGAGGACCGCACCACCGTCTGCCGTTACGCCATCAACCGTATCGGCTTCGGCTACGACACCAAGAACATCCTGGACCTGATGCGCTTTCTGTTCCCGCTGCCGATCCCGCAGCGCTGGCGGCGGCGCATGATCGCGCTTGGCTCGGGCGATCCGACCAAGATCATCTGCTCGGCGCTGATCGCGCAGGCCTTCGACGCCGTGCGCTATCCGATCCTGCCCAAGATCACCAAGGCCGGCAGCCGGCAGGCGCGCCGCGAGATCCTGCACATCCGCGATTCTTCGCTCTACATGCCCCGCGACTTCGACATCTCGCCCTATTTCGAGGTCGTCAAACCCACCATCGTGCACGGCTTCGACTACACAGCCTTGCACTGGGCCGACAAGCAGAAGCCGCTCGAGGAGGTGGCGGGCACTTTCAGTGTGTTTCCAGAAACGCTCCGTTCGCCGCCGCTCGTTCCTGAAGCGCTTGACGAAGAAGCGCCGGCTGAGGTTTCGGCTCAAGAAGTGACGGGTACGGCCGCGGAAGTGGCCGAACGTGTCACTGTCTCCGGACATTTCCCGCTGCTGAAGATGCTCGCGATGTACCGCCCGCGACGGCGGGGACGGACGCGAGAGAGGGCGGCGTAA
- a CDS encoding metal-sensitive transcriptional regulator has protein sequence MRKDIKASVGKRLGRIEGQVRGLSKMVEEDRYCIDIVTQISAVRAALRRVEEEILKDHVAHCVEHAISSGNKTDQREKIAELMAVISRAER, from the coding sequence ATGCGCAAGGACATCAAGGCATCCGTCGGCAAACGTCTGGGCCGGATCGAAGGGCAGGTCCGCGGCCTGTCGAAAATGGTCGAGGAGGACCGCTACTGCATCGACATCGTGACGCAGATTTCCGCGGTGCGCGCGGCGCTGCGCCGGGTCGAGGAGGAGATCCTGAAAGACCACGTCGCCCACTGCGTCGAGCACGCGATCTCGAGCGGCAACAAGACGGATCAGCGGGAAAAGATCGCGGAGCTGATGGCGGTCATCAGCCGCGCGGAACGGTAG
- a CDS encoding heavy metal translocating P-type ATPase, whose translation MNEAEQKPVDAAAKSSGCGCSAKAAPVEKPAASSCCGGDGDHTGHAHHAAPGDKVRDPVCGMTVDPATSKHRCEHHGETFHFCSAGCRTKFAADPAKYLAKEKASEPEMPAGTIYTCPMHPEIRQVGPGSCPICGMALEPEVASLDTGPNPELADMTRRFWIGGALAVPPVVLEMGGHLAGPHNWIDPTLSNWIQLVFATPVVLWAGWPFFVRGWQSLLTRNLNMFTLIAMGTGVAYVYSLFGTLAPQIFPATFRGHEGAVAVYFEAAAVITVLVLLGQVLELRARDATSGAIKALLQLAPKTARRVEPDGSEHEVEIDTLHAGDRLRVRPGEKVPVDGILLEGRSSLDESLITGESMPVTKEAGTKVIAGTLNQSGSFIMRAEKVGRETLLSQIVQMVADAQRSRAPIQRLADQVAGWFVPTVIAVAITAFAAWAWFGPEPRLAFGLVAAVSVLIIACPCALGLATPMSIMVGVGRGAQAGVLIKNAEALERMEKIDTLVVDKTGTLTEGKPKVVAIVPADGHAEDDILRLAASVERASEHPLADAILRAAKERQLSISQVDQFDSPTGKGATGKVDGKTVVLGNAKYLATIGIDTTPLDAEAERLRQDGATVIDMAIDGRLAGLFAIADPVKASTPQALKALAAEGIKVIMLTGDNRTTAEAVARRLGIADVEAEVLPDQKSAVVTRLQASGRIVAMAGDGVNDAPALAAAEVGIAMGTGTDVAMESAGVTLLKGDLTGIVRARKLSQATMRNIRQNLFFAFIYNAAGIPIAAGILYPALGILLSPIIAAAAMALSSVSVVGNALRLRATRL comes from the coding sequence ATGAACGAAGCCGAACAGAAGCCGGTCGACGCGGCCGCAAAGTCCTCCGGATGCGGATGTTCCGCCAAGGCTGCCCCAGTGGAAAAGCCCGCGGCATCATCTTGCTGCGGCGGCGATGGCGATCACACCGGCCACGCCCATCATGCTGCGCCCGGCGACAAAGTCCGCGATCCCGTCTGCGGCATGACGGTCGATCCCGCGACATCGAAGCACCGCTGCGAACATCACGGCGAGACCTTCCATTTCTGCTCCGCCGGCTGCCGCACCAAATTCGCAGCCGACCCCGCCAAGTATCTTGCGAAGGAGAAGGCATCCGAGCCCGAGATGCCCGCGGGCACGATCTACACCTGCCCGATGCATCCGGAGATCCGCCAGGTCGGCCCCGGCAGCTGCCCGATCTGCGGCATGGCGCTGGAGCCGGAGGTGGCGAGCCTCGACACCGGGCCCAATCCCGAGCTCGCCGACATGACGCGGCGGTTCTGGATCGGCGGCGCCCTGGCGGTGCCGCCGGTCGTGCTGGAGATGGGTGGCCATCTCGCCGGCCCGCACAACTGGATCGATCCGACGCTCTCGAACTGGATCCAGCTCGTGTTCGCCACGCCCGTCGTGCTGTGGGCCGGCTGGCCGTTCTTCGTGCGCGGCTGGCAATCGCTCCTCACGCGCAACCTCAACATGTTCACGCTGATCGCGATGGGCACGGGCGTCGCCTACGTCTACAGCCTGTTCGGCACGCTGGCGCCGCAGATCTTCCCCGCGACCTTCAGGGGTCATGAGGGCGCGGTCGCGGTCTATTTCGAGGCGGCCGCGGTCATCACCGTGCTGGTGCTGCTCGGCCAGGTGCTGGAGCTGCGCGCCCGCGACGCAACCTCCGGCGCGATCAAGGCGCTGCTCCAGCTCGCGCCGAAAACCGCACGTCGCGTCGAGCCTGATGGCAGCGAGCACGAGGTCGAGATCGACACGCTTCATGCCGGCGACCGCCTGCGCGTCCGTCCCGGCGAGAAGGTGCCGGTCGACGGCATTCTGCTGGAGGGGCGGTCCTCGCTCGATGAATCCCTCATCACCGGCGAATCCATGCCGGTCACCAAGGAAGCCGGCACGAAAGTCATCGCCGGCACGCTGAACCAGTCCGGCAGCTTCATCATGCGTGCCGAAAAGGTCGGGCGCGAGACGCTGCTGTCGCAGATCGTGCAGATGGTCGCCGATGCCCAGCGCTCGCGCGCGCCGATCCAGCGGCTCGCCGACCAGGTCGCCGGCTGGTTCGTGCCGACGGTGATCGCCGTCGCCATCACCGCCTTCGCCGCATGGGCCTGGTTCGGCCCCGAGCCGCGGCTCGCCTTCGGCCTGGTGGCCGCGGTCAGCGTGCTCATCATTGCCTGCCCCTGCGCACTGGGCCTCGCAACCCCGATGTCGATCATGGTTGGCGTCGGTCGCGGCGCGCAGGCCGGTGTCTTGATCAAGAACGCCGAGGCGCTCGAACGGATGGAGAAGATCGACACGCTCGTGGTCGACAAGACCGGCACGCTGACCGAAGGCAAGCCGAAAGTCGTCGCGATCGTCCCGGCCGATGGTCATGCCGAGGATGACATCCTGCGTCTTGCCGCCAGCGTCGAGCGCGCCAGCGAGCACCCGCTGGCCGATGCGATTCTGCGCGCGGCGAAGGAGAGGCAGCTCAGCATCAGCCAGGTCGACCAGTTCGACTCGCCGACCGGCAAGGGCGCGACCGGCAAGGTCGACGGCAAGACCGTCGTGCTCGGCAACGCAAAATATCTTGCCACGATCGGCATCGACACGACGCCGCTCGATGCGGAAGCGGAGCGGCTGCGCCAGGACGGCGCCACCGTCATCGACATGGCGATCGACGGCAGGCTGGCCGGGCTGTTCGCGATCGCCGATCCGGTCAAGGCGTCGACCCCGCAGGCCCTGAAGGCTCTCGCTGCCGAGGGCATCAAGGTGATCATGCTGACCGGCGACAACCGCACCACGGCAGAGGCCGTTGCGCGCAGGCTCGGAATCGCCGACGTCGAGGCGGAGGTGCTGCCGGATCAGAAGAGCGCGGTCGTGACCAGGCTTCAGGCATCGGGCCGTATCGTCGCGATGGCCGGCGACGGCGTCAACGACGCGCCGGCGCTGGCGGCAGCCGAGGTCGGCATCGCCATGGGCACGGGCACGGACGTGGCCATGGAAAGCGCCGGCGTCACCCTGCTGAAGGGCGATCTCACGGGCATCGTTCGCGCGCGAAAACTGTCGCAGGCGACGATGCGCAACATCCGGCAAAACCTGTTCTTCGCCTTCATCTACAACGCGGCCGGCATCCCGATCGCGGCCGGCATCCTCTATCCGGCCCTCGGCATCCTGCTGTCGCCGATCATCGCGGCCGCCGCGATGGCGCTGTCGTCGGTCAGCGTTGTCGGCAACGCGCTGCGGCTTCGCGCAACACGGCTGTGA
- the nikR gene encoding nickel-responsive transcriptional regulator NikR — protein MQRVTITIEDDLLAEIDAAAAARGYQNRSEIIRDLARAGLQQTAEDTAQTGPCVAGLVYVYDHAARDLSKRLVQEFHGHHDLALATLHVHLDDDNCMEMTALRGSADEVKHFADHIIAERGVRYGRVVMIPTGEGKQTKVRKHAHKHG, from the coding sequence ATGCAGCGGGTTACGATCACGATCGAGGATGATTTGCTGGCGGAGATCGATGCCGCGGCTGCGGCACGCGGCTACCAGAACCGCTCCGAGATCATCCGCGACCTCGCCAGGGCCGGGTTGCAGCAGACGGCGGAGGACACCGCGCAGACCGGCCCCTGCGTCGCCGGCCTCGTCTATGTCTACGACCACGCGGCGCGCGACCTCTCCAAGCGCCTGGTGCAGGAATTCCACGGCCATCACGACCTCGCGCTGGCGACGCTGCACGTCCATCTCGACGACGACAATTGCATGGAGATGACGGCGCTGAGGGGATCCGCCGACGAGGTCAAGCATTTCGCCGACCACATCATCGCCGAACGCGGCGTGCGCTACGGCCGCGTGGTGATGATCCCGACGGGCGAAGGAAAACAAACGAAGGTACGCAAGCACGCGCATAAGCATGGATAG
- a CDS encoding outer membrane protein encodes MTKFLLAAVGLVAMGMAAPASAADMAVKAPPPAPIATIYNWSGFYIGGNGGWGQSHNCVDFVTVAGTVASGCRDRSGGVVGGQLGYRWQTNQFVFGLEAQGDWADLSNTRASLFNQTLSTTVKTDGIGLFTGQLGWAWNAALLYVKGGAAVTSNRFTIFDNITGIGLVSASNTRWGGTLGVGFEYGFAPNWSVGFEYDHLWMGHANNSFSVVDPRLAGILNDRISQDVDMVTVRFNYRFGGYATPIAARY; translated from the coding sequence ATGACGAAGTTTTTGCTCGCCGCAGTCGGCCTCGTGGCCATGGGCATGGCTGCTCCCGCATCGGCCGCCGACATGGCCGTCAAGGCGCCGCCACCGGCCCCGATCGCGACGATCTACAATTGGAGCGGGTTCTATATTGGTGGCAACGGCGGATGGGGGCAAAGCCACAACTGCGTGGATTTCGTCACGGTCGCAGGAACCGTCGCCAGCGGTTGCCGTGATCGTTCCGGCGGCGTTGTCGGCGGACAGCTCGGATATCGCTGGCAAACCAATCAGTTTGTGTTCGGATTGGAAGCACAAGGCGATTGGGCTGACCTCAGCAATACGCGCGCCAGCCTGTTCAATCAAACGCTATCAACCACGGTGAAAACCGACGGCATCGGCCTCTTCACCGGCCAACTCGGTTGGGCGTGGAACGCGGCACTGCTCTACGTGAAGGGCGGCGCGGCCGTGACCAGCAATCGCTTTACAATATTCGACAACATCACCGGGATCGGTCTGGTGTCGGCGAGCAACACGCGCTGGGGCGGCACGCTGGGTGTCGGCTTTGAGTATGGCTTCGCACCCAACTGGTCGGTCGGTTTTGAATACGACCATCTGTGGATGGGGCACGCGAACAACTCCTTCTCCGTGGTCGATCCGCGCCTTGCAGGCATCCTCAACGACCGGATCAGCCAGGATGTCGATATGGTCACCGTGCGCTTCAACTACCGGTTCGGCGGTTACGCCACGCCGATCGCCGCGCGCTACTAA
- the trpS gene encoding tryptophan--tRNA ligase, translated as MLCPAQEKPIILTGDRPTGPLHLGHYAGSLRNRVALQRSHRQYVLIADSQALTDNADDPDKVKRNVIEVALDYLAVGIDPRETTICLQSALPALAELSLLYLNFVTVARLERNPTVKAEIQTRGFERDIPAGFLCYPVAQAADITAFRASVVPVGEDQAPMIEQTNEIVRRINRQVGRELLPEAKAMIPTTGRLPGIDGRAKMSKSLGNSIALSASPDEIREAVRKMYTDPGHVRASDPGQVEGNVVFTYLDAFAEDQAEVDDLKARYRAGGLGDVKVKKRLEDILQALLAPIRERRHRLAQDQSYVLAELRKGTERAKRITQATLDEVKAGLGLFSIEAGLP; from the coding sequence ATGCTTTGCCCTGCGCAAGAAAAGCCGATCATCCTGACCGGTGATCGCCCCACCGGCCCGCTGCATCTCGGGCACTATGCGGGCTCGCTGCGAAATCGCGTCGCGCTGCAGCGGTCGCACCGGCAATACGTCCTCATCGCCGACAGCCAGGCGCTGACCGACAATGCGGACGATCCCGACAAGGTGAAGCGCAACGTCATCGAGGTCGCGCTGGACTATCTCGCCGTCGGCATCGATCCCCGCGAGACGACGATCTGCCTGCAATCGGCGTTGCCGGCGCTGGCGGAGCTGTCGCTGCTCTATCTGAACTTCGTCACCGTGGCGCGGCTGGAGCGCAACCCGACGGTCAAGGCGGAAATCCAGACGCGCGGCTTCGAGCGCGACATCCCGGCCGGCTTCCTCTGCTATCCCGTCGCGCAGGCCGCTGATATCACCGCGTTCAGGGCGAGCGTCGTTCCGGTTGGAGAGGATCAGGCGCCGATGATCGAGCAGACCAACGAGATCGTGCGGCGGATCAACCGCCAGGTCGGACGCGAGTTGCTGCCCGAAGCCAAGGCGATGATCCCGACCACGGGCCGGCTTCCCGGCATCGACGGCCGGGCGAAGATGAGCAAGTCGCTGGGCAATAGCATCGCGCTGTCGGCGTCCCCGGACGAAATTCGCGAAGCCGTGCGCAAAATGTACACCGACCCCGGACATGTCAGGGCCAGCGACCCCGGACAGGTCGAGGGCAATGTCGTCTTCACCTATCTCGACGCATTCGCCGAGGATCAGGCCGAAGTGGATGACCTGAAGGCGCGCTATCGGGCAGGGGGCCTCGGCGACGTCAAGGTCAAGAAGCGCCTCGAGGATATCTTGCAAGCCTTGCTCGCGCCGATCCGGGAACGCCGACACCGGCTCGCGCAGGATCAATCCTACGTGCTCGCAGAGCTACGCAAAGGAACCGAGCGTGCGAAACGCATCACGCAGGCGACGCTCGATGAGGTCAAGGCAGGGCTGGGGTTGTTTTCAATCGAAGCCGGTCTTCCTTGA
- a CDS encoding protease pro-enzyme activation domain-containing protein yields MAGTIKRVALANSARKLPKGAKLVGAADPKQEIEISVRLRAKRSDDETVMTLGAQLPRERQYLSRSEFAEQMGANPADVAKIDNFAHHHDLNVKSVHLASRTVKLTGTVKALSAAFGVKLNKVKHEGATYRMRKGSVQIPAELEGIVIGVHGLDNRPVARPHFRHKRIGRAAIAHAAQSRSFSVEQIAQLYDFPDGETGAGQCIAIIELNDIDQKGKPTGAGYKTSDLKTFFKKAGIPMPHIAPASVDGGANKPGHSEADGEVVLDIEVAGAIAPDANIVVYFAPNTTNGFIDAVKAAVHDSARKPSVISISWGGPEDPENSQQFLDGLNEAIRDAAAMGVTVCVASGDNGSADMGQGWDGKPHADFPASSPFALACGGTNLKASNGQIQEVVWNGGPEDGAGGGGVSVVFAQPKYQANAHVPKSPAHHSGRGVPDVAGDADPATGYQIFLNGAGATIGGTSAVAPLMAGLIARINEATTKKFGKTVGFINPLIYAASAQGAFRDITSGNNDITGQLHGMYKAGPGWDACSGLGVPNGTALQDLLAA; encoded by the coding sequence ATGGCAGGCACGATCAAGCGCGTGGCACTGGCGAACAGCGCACGGAAGTTGCCGAAGGGAGCCAAGCTGGTTGGCGCAGCCGATCCCAAGCAGGAGATCGAGATCAGCGTCCGCCTGCGCGCCAAGCGCTCCGACGACGAGACCGTCATGACGCTGGGTGCGCAATTGCCGCGCGAACGGCAATATCTTTCGCGCAGCGAATTTGCGGAGCAGATGGGCGCCAATCCCGCCGATGTCGCCAAGATCGACAATTTCGCCCATCACCACGATCTCAACGTCAAGAGCGTGCATCTGGCCTCGCGCACGGTGAAGCTGACCGGCACGGTGAAGGCGCTCAGCGCGGCCTTCGGCGTCAAGCTCAACAAGGTCAAGCACGAGGGCGCGACCTATCGGATGCGCAAGGGCAGCGTGCAGATTCCGGCCGAGCTCGAGGGTATCGTCATTGGCGTGCACGGGCTCGACAATCGTCCGGTCGCGCGTCCGCACTTCCGGCACAAGCGGATCGGACGGGCGGCGATCGCGCACGCGGCGCAGAGCCGCAGCTTCTCGGTCGAGCAGATCGCCCAGCTCTACGACTTCCCGGACGGCGAGACCGGCGCCGGCCAGTGCATCGCCATCATCGAGCTCAACGACATCGACCAGAAGGGAAAGCCGACCGGCGCCGGTTACAAGACGTCGGACCTGAAGACGTTCTTCAAGAAGGCCGGAATCCCGATGCCGCATATCGCGCCGGCGAGCGTCGACGGCGGAGCCAACAAGCCCGGCCATTCCGAAGCCGACGGCGAGGTCGTGCTCGACATCGAGGTGGCCGGCGCGATCGCGCCTGACGCCAATATCGTGGTCTATTTTGCGCCCAACACCACCAACGGCTTCATCGATGCGGTGAAGGCCGCAGTCCACGACAGCGCGCGAAAACCCTCGGTGATCTCGATCAGCTGGGGTGGCCCCGAAGATCCGGAGAACTCGCAACAGTTCCTCGACGGTCTCAACGAGGCGATCCGCGACGCAGCCGCGATGGGCGTCACGGTCTGCGTTGCCTCCGGCGACAACGGCTCGGCCGACATGGGCCAAGGTTGGGACGGCAAGCCGCACGCGGATTTCCCGGCGTCGAGCCCGTTTGCACTGGCCTGCGGCGGCACCAATCTCAAGGCGTCGAACGGCCAGATCCAGGAGGTGGTCTGGAACGGGGGGCCGGAAGATGGAGCGGGTGGCGGCGGCGTCAGCGTCGTGTTCGCCCAGCCGAAATACCAGGCCAACGCCCACGTCCCGAAATCGCCGGCGCATCACAGCGGGCGCGGTGTGCCCGACGTCGCGGGCGACGCCGATCCGGCCACCGGCTATCAGATCTTCCTCAATGGCGCCGGCGCCACGATCGGCGGCACCAGCGCGGTGGCGCCGCTGATGGCCGGGTTGATCGCGCGGATCAATGAAGCGACCACCAAGAAATTCGGCAAGACGGTCGGTTTCATCAATCCGCTGATCTACGCAGCCAGCGCGCAAGGCGCGTTCCGCGACATCACGAGCGGCAACAACGACATCACCGGTCAGTTGCACGGCATGTACAAGGCCGGCCCCGGCTGGGACGCCTGCTCCGGCCTCGGCGTTCCCAACGGCACGGCGTTGCAGGATCTGCTGGCGGCGTGA
- a CDS encoding sulfate transporter family protein, producing the protein MLDAAVKALSQIISPPMRSILWRSIGVALVLITVLAIGLQRLLSWFATYGEVWLEGLLGPGWHSALEVLSWIVSIAAGLGVVFGGIFLMPAITSLVASLFVDDVADHVEREHYPAERPGVALPFTMAIHEGVKTALLTILVYLIVLPFVFLAGAGFLIFFLATAWLLGREYFELAAMRFRSPEEAKAMRRDNAATIFAAGLIIAAFVSIPIVNLATPIFGMAFMVHMHKRLSGSRPELIEPARFMR; encoded by the coding sequence ATGCTTGATGCCGCCGTCAAGGCGCTGTCGCAGATCATCTCGCCGCCGATGCGCTCGATCCTGTGGCGCTCGATCGGCGTCGCGCTCGTGCTGATCACCGTGCTGGCGATCGGCTTGCAGCGGCTGCTGAGCTGGTTTGCCACTTATGGCGAGGTCTGGCTCGAGGGGCTGCTCGGCCCCGGCTGGCACTCCGCGCTGGAAGTGCTCTCCTGGATTGTCTCGATCGCGGCCGGCCTTGGCGTGGTGTTCGGCGGCATCTTCCTGATGCCCGCGATCACCTCGCTGGTGGCGAGCCTGTTCGTCGACGACGTCGCCGATCACGTCGAGCGCGAGCACTATCCGGCCGAACGGCCCGGCGTCGCGCTGCCGTTTACGATGGCGATCCACGAGGGCGTCAAGACGGCGCTGCTGACCATCCTGGTCTATCTGATCGTGCTGCCCTTCGTGTTCCTGGCCGGCGCCGGCTTCCTGATCTTCTTCCTCGCCACCGCATGGCTGCTGGGCCGCGAATATTTCGAGCTCGCCGCCATGCGCTTCCGTTCGCCGGAGGAAGCCAAGGCGATGCGGCGCGACAACGCCGCGACGATCTTCGCCGCCGGCCTGATCATCGCCGCCTTCGTCTCGATCCCGATCGTCAACCTGGCGACGCCGATCTTCGGCATGGCCTTCATGGTCCACATGCACAAGCGCCTGTCCGGCTCGCGGCCGGAGCTGATCGAGCCAGCGCGGTTCATGCGCTAA